The Sulfurimonas sp. genome includes a region encoding these proteins:
- the fliD gene encoding flagellar filament capping protein FliD encodes MGVSSLGVGSSILTQDVLDQLRKADEAKFITPITLELASENDKKDSLDVVDASMKNFIDSIDALKVQTLYDERKTTVTGTSVTVTAAANSDIQDFSLNVTQLATKQIEQSGSFTAKTDTIANGAGVMKLNIDGTDFTIAYDAATTLDGLKNLINDTAGDKVDATIVQVSGTDFRLFVSSAKTGSTQNITITDNADGLGANLKDARLTTGLSAIQTGVDANLTFNGQAITRSSNNITDLISGLDITLKETGSSTVSVAQDREDILTKIDSFVEKYNSAITELNKQTKSSTDSKERGIFSGESTIKSMKRAIQDMLSTVGGGVGYLSDYGFSVDKDGKMSVDKTVLGEKMDGDLQNFEAFFSGGTYTKADLTTVTLTGSFNEMATIVKEYTDYNGVLDQFADSTKENITTLEERKTKATERLDARYEILKKQYAAYDAIIAKINNASSMFTSLVNAQTNSN; translated from the coding sequence ATGGGTGTATCTTCGCTTGGAGTCGGTTCGAGTATTTTAACTCAAGATGTTTTAGATCAGTTGCGCAAGGCTGATGAAGCCAAGTTTATAACTCCGATAACTTTGGAGCTTGCAAGTGAAAATGACAAGAAGGATTCGTTGGATGTTGTGGATGCTAGTATGAAAAACTTCATAGACAGCATAGATGCATTAAAAGTTCAAACACTTTACGACGAGCGAAAAACGACCGTTACGGGTACTTCTGTAACGGTAACCGCAGCTGCAAATAGTGATATTCAAGATTTTTCTTTAAATGTCACGCAACTTGCAACAAAACAGATAGAACAGTCAGGTTCTTTTACGGCGAAAACGGATACTATCGCAAACGGTGCGGGAGTAATGAAACTAAATATAGACGGTACTGATTTTACTATTGCTTACGATGCAGCTACTACATTAGACGGTTTGAAAAATTTAATTAACGATACGGCAGGCGATAAAGTTGATGCGACAATCGTTCAAGTAAGCGGTACCGATTTTCGTTTATTTGTAAGTTCGGCAAAGACGGGCTCAACTCAAAATATAACCATTACGGACAATGCCGACGGACTGGGAGCAAACTTAAAAGATGCAAGACTTACAACGGGTTTGAGTGCAATTCAAACCGGTGTCGATGCAAATTTAACATTTAACGGTCAAGCCATTACTAGAAGCAGCAACAATATAACGGATTTGATTTCCGGACTAGATATCACTTTAAAAGAGACCGGTTCTTCAACCGTTAGCGTTGCACAAGACAGAGAGGATATTTTAACCAAAATAGATAGTTTTGTAGAGAAATATAACTCTGCTATAACCGAATTAAATAAACAGACAAAATCGAGTACGGATAGCAAGGAGAGGGGTATTTTCTCCGGAGAAAGCACTATTAAAAGTATGAAACGGGCAATCCAAGATATGCTCTCAACGGTTGGCGGAGGCGTAGGATATTTGTCTGATTACGGTTTTAGTGTAGATAAAGACGGAAAGATGAGTGTTGATAAAACTGTTCTCGGTGAAAAAATGGACGGAGATTTACAAAATTTTGAGGCATTCTTCTCCGGCGGAACATACACAAAGGCAGATTTAACCACAGTTACTTTAACCGGTTCATTTAATGAAATGGCTACAATAGTTAAGGAGTATACCGATTATAACGGGGTACTTGATCAATTTGCAGATTCAACGAAAGAAAATATCACAACGCTTGAAGAGAGAAAAACAAAAGCGACCGAGAGACTTGATGCAAGGTATGAGATACTAAAAAAACAGTATGCCGCGTATGATGCGATTATTGCAAAGATAAACAATGCTTCTTCGATGTTTACGAGTTTGGTAAATGCTCAAACAAATAGCAATTAG
- a CDS encoding methyl-accepting chemotaxis protein encodes MTIKYKLNLITAIVISFALIIIALAANKALNDRATITQSQELNTLSQKLSLVIHETQKERGASAGFLGSGGKQFGDILPKQRADTTREYENLKAYIKTLDLESFPKELKGEISAFDSDMGKIAQIRSSIDSLSISVKDEVAYYTDMNTKILNIVALSAKVATSQELVKALSAYSNFLKSKERAGIERAVLSSTFAAGKFGDGVFAKWVTLVAEQDAFIDAYLSMATEASKTLYNQKMNSPIIGEVNKMRDIAKAKAFEGGFGVDSVVWFKTITDKINLLKEVDDELAKQNGILIDQLKSTSITNTTIALSGYSAFAVAIFIIIFIISRGVNRSVRSSLEKIECVSSHLDLTCDIIVEGKDEISQISKALKVMIVAFKESVYKAKDVSATTSKESKILNGIVEELTKNGNSADNKIASINVLVTEVGNRLDAIEEASITVTEDLENTFDVLDGFIEKLDSVVKAIEDGSEHQQELVQKVSSLTEQAKNIKDVLAIISDIADQTNLLALNAAIEAARAGEHGRGFAVVADEVRKLAERTQKSLSEISANVNLITQNVIEISEETQKTSRDMGDIAHSAQELISSSYETKQNLSITTEKSSDVMHQSTYIATKTKELIRNMDEIIEISQKNTQHRTLVDAAAIKLANDANSLQNELSKFKI; translated from the coding sequence ATGACAATCAAATATAAACTAAATCTAATCACGGCGATAGTAATCTCGTTTGCGCTGATAATAATTGCGTTAGCAGCAAATAAAGCGTTAAATGATAGAGCGACAATTACTCAATCTCAAGAGTTAAATACTCTCTCACAAAAACTAAGTCTTGTAATTCATGAAACGCAAAAAGAGAGAGGTGCGAGTGCAGGTTTTCTCGGTTCAGGCGGAAAGCAATTTGGCGATATCTTGCCAAAACAGAGAGCAGATACGACAAGAGAGTATGAAAATCTAAAAGCATATATAAAAACTCTTGACTTAGAATCTTTCCCGAAAGAGCTTAAGGGCGAGATATCGGCTTTTGATTCGGATATGGGCAAAATAGCACAAATTCGCTCATCAATTGACTCTCTTTCAATCAGCGTAAAAGATGAAGTCGCTTACTATACAGATATGAATACAAAGATTTTAAACATAGTTGCACTCAGTGCAAAAGTAGCAACTTCTCAAGAGTTAGTCAAAGCTCTTAGCGCATACAGCAACTTTTTAAAATCAAAAGAGCGTGCAGGGATTGAAAGAGCGGTACTTAGCAGCACTTTTGCCGCAGGTAAATTCGGCGATGGCGTGTTTGCCAAATGGGTTACGCTTGTCGCTGAACAGGATGCATTTATAGACGCTTACCTATCAATGGCTACAGAGGCTTCAAAAACACTCTATAATCAAAAAATGAACTCTCCTATCATTGGCGAAGTAAACAAAATGAGAGATATAGCAAAAGCAAAAGCTTTTGAGGGCGGCTTCGGAGTTGATAGCGTAGTATGGTTTAAAACCATAACAGATAAAATAAACCTTTTAAAAGAGGTTGATGATGAGCTGGCTAAACAAAACGGCATCCTGATAGATCAGCTTAAATCAACTTCTATTACAAATACGACAATTGCTTTGAGCGGTTACTCCGCTTTTGCCGTAGCGATATTCATAATAATTTTTATAATCAGCAGAGGCGTAAACAGAAGCGTTCGCAGCTCTTTAGAAAAGATAGAGTGCGTCTCCAGCCACCTAGATTTAACATGCGATATTATCGTAGAGGGCAAAGATGAAATCTCTCAAATCTCAAAAGCGCTAAAAGTAATGATTGTTGCATTTAAAGAGAGCGTTTATAAGGCAAAAGATGTCTCTGCAACAACATCAAAAGAGAGCAAAATTTTAAATGGTATCGTTGAAGAGCTTACAAAAAATGGCAATTCCGCCGATAATAAAATCGCAAGCATCAATGTATTGGTAACCGAAGTCGGAAATAGACTTGATGCAATCGAAGAGGCTTCTATAACAGTTACCGAAGACTTAGAAAATACATTTGATGTGTTGGACGGTTTTATTGAGAAACTTGATTCAGTCGTAAAAGCGATTGAGGATGGCAGTGAGCATCAGCAAGAGCTAGTTCAAAAAGTTTCTTCACTTACTGAACAGGCAAAAAACATTAAAGATGTTTTGGCAATCATATCCGATATAGCAGATCAAACAAATCTGCTTGCACTAAATGCCGCGATTGAAGCTGCTCGAGCAGGTGAACACGGAAGAGGATTTGCGGTTGTTGCAGATGAAGTTCGCAAACTTGCAGAGAGAACACAAAAAAGCCTTAGCGAAATTAGCGCAAATGTTAATCTCATCACACAAAATGTTATTGAAATCTCGGAAGAGACACAAAAAACATCAAGGGATATGGGCGACATAGCACATTCGGCACAAGAATTAATCTCCTCTTCATACGAAACAAAACAAAATCTATCCATTACAACCGAAAAATCTAGTGATGTTATGCACCAAAGCACATATATAGCTACAAAAACAAAAGAGCTTATTCGCAATATGGACGAAATCATAGAGATTTCACAAAAAAATACACAACATAGAACTCTCGTAGATGCCGCTGCTATAAAGTTGGCAAATGATGCAAATAGTTTACAAAACGAACTAAGCAAATTTAAAATCTAA
- the rpmI gene encoding 50S ribosomal protein L35 produces the protein MPKMKSVKGAVKRFKVKKNGTVKRGTAFRSHILTKQDSATRTKQHRPKVIAKVDEKNVKAMIN, from the coding sequence ATGCCAAAGATGAAATCTGTTAAAGGCGCTGTAAAGCGTTTCAAAGTTAAGAAAAACGGTACAGTTAAACGCGGTACGGCGTTTAGAAGCCATATCTTGACAAAACAAGATTCAGCGACTCGTACAAAGCAACATAGACCAAAAGTCATTGCTAAAGTTGATGAAAAAAATGTAAAGGCTATGATTAACTAA
- a CDS encoding nucleotidyltransferase family protein, giving the protein MEVIILAGGFGTRLQSVVKDVPKPMADINKKPFLEYLLQYLSKYDITNIVISVGYKQDVIKAYFKSEYKGIPLSYSCEDEPLGTGGAIKKALSLITDNAKNVLVINGDTFFEVDLAELEKTNNKFEADITISLKEMRNFDRYGAVKVESGIVKKFEEKKFYHKAYINGGVYMIKKSIFDKLPTLSKFSFEEFLENNLSNMKVCSYVSNNSYFIDIGIPSDYEKAKTDFQNKPFF; this is encoded by the coding sequence GTGGAAGTTATAATTTTAGCCGGCGGATTTGGTACAAGATTGCAAAGCGTAGTTAAAGATGTTCCAAAACCTATGGCAGATATAAATAAAAAGCCATTTTTAGAATATTTATTGCAGTACTTGTCTAAATATGACATTACAAATATAGTAATTAGCGTCGGTTATAAGCAAGATGTAATTAAAGCTTATTTCAAAAGTGAATATAAAGGTATTCCGTTAAGCTACTCATGTGAAGATGAACCTCTGGGGACAGGAGGAGCTATTAAAAAAGCTTTATCTCTTATAACAGACAACGCTAAAAATGTTTTAGTAATAAACGGTGATACTTTTTTTGAAGTAGATTTGGCAGAATTAGAAAAAACAAATAATAAATTTGAGGCAGATATAACCATATCTTTAAAAGAGATGAGGAATTTTGATAGATATGGCGCCGTAAAAGTAGAATCTGGTATTGTTAAAAAATTTGAAGAAAAAAAGTTTTACCATAAAGCGTACATAAACGGCGGTGTTTATATGATAAAAAAAAGTATATTTGATAAACTACCGACTTTGAGTAAATTTTCTTTTGAAGAGTTTTTAGAAAATAATTTATCGAATATGAAAGTATGCTCATATGTATCGAATAACTCTTATTTTATAGATATCGGGATTCCTTCAGATTATGAAAAAGCTAAAACGGATTTTCAAAATAAGCCGTTCTTCTAA
- a CDS encoding response regulator, translating to MLTDINNSVLEYLKSSTLLCVEDSKSTQLIYRSLFEDLVKEVVCASNGEEGYDKFCKEDIDLVVCDYNMPILNGIEMIRKIRNIDKDIPIILVSAIEDVDVIVQALQLNVSNFLKKPIVTSEVMQSIENVSKLLIANNYIKEQSEKKLKELEKKEEYNSYQEDLAFSKELNILRNDFYYQMLDNQQCFALIDFFYKPLDVLSGDAYSARKISDDKVFYFIVDGMGKGLSASLSSMLMTSFVNHIIDKSLDSFDFRTILEASLEYIKPILLDEEALSIDFIIIDHKALTMEYAKFAMPPSLAQTADNEIIRIKSNNPPMCKYTRDVSISTVDISKTIKFLFYSDGVVENSVRYDNKLYMDFIEEDFLSSFTKDEFREKLLWKIDTQEDDMTFVFINQLTLNSRIDHIKKTFESTLDAVDEANNWYADIWSNFTSNYKLSYNAGVVFTELFMNAYEHGNLGIDSETKHKLLEEDNYFTTLEMLQKKCDKQITVTVNTIEYSSRQYITTLIKDEGEGFDTQILSKIFRDRKNFNGRGVYISRQSSLGIYYNSKGNAVLFLHRLEDEA from the coding sequence ATGCTTACTGACATAAACAACTCGGTCTTAGAGTATCTAAAATCTTCAACACTCCTTTGTGTTGAAGACAGCAAATCCACACAACTCATCTACCGCTCCCTTTTTGAAGATTTGGTAAAAGAAGTAGTCTGTGCAAGCAACGGCGAAGAGGGCTATGATAAATTTTGCAAAGAAGATATAGATTTAGTCGTATGCGACTATAATATGCCCATACTAAACGGCATAGAGATGATTAGAAAAATCAGAAATATTGACAAAGACATCCCAATCATTTTAGTTTCAGCGATTGAAGATGTCGATGTAATAGTTCAAGCACTCCAACTCAATGTAAGCAATTTTTTAAAAAAACCTATAGTTACCTCCGAAGTAATGCAGTCAATTGAGAATGTATCTAAACTCTTAATTGCCAACAATTATATAAAAGAACAAAGCGAGAAAAAGCTAAAAGAGCTTGAGAAAAAAGAGGAGTACAACTCTTACCAAGAAGATTTGGCATTTTCTAAAGAGCTAAATATCCTTAGAAATGATTTTTACTATCAAATGCTTGATAACCAACAATGCTTTGCACTTATAGATTTTTTCTACAAACCTCTTGATGTTTTAAGCGGGGATGCGTACAGTGCTAGAAAAATCAGCGACGATAAAGTCTTTTACTTTATAGTAGACGGAATGGGAAAGGGGTTGTCGGCATCACTAAGCTCAATGCTAATGACTTCATTCGTAAATCATATAATCGATAAGAGTCTTGATAGCTTTGATTTTAGAACTATATTAGAGGCTTCTTTGGAGTATATAAAACCTATCTTGCTTGACGAAGAGGCTCTCTCTATTGATTTTATCATCATAGACCATAAAGCACTTACAATGGAGTATGCAAAATTTGCCATGCCGCCATCACTTGCCCAAACAGCCGATAACGAAATAATCAGGATAAAATCCAACAATCCTCCGATGTGTAAATATACAAGGGATGTTTCAATCTCGACCGTAGATATCTCAAAAACTATAAAATTTCTTTTTTACAGTGACGGAGTTGTAGAGAACAGCGTCAGATACGATAACAAATTATATATGGATTTTATAGAAGAGGATTTTTTATCATCATTTACAAAAGATGAATTTAGAGAAAAGTTGCTCTGGAAGATAGATACTCAAGAGGATGATATGACTTTTGTTTTTATAAATCAATTGACTTTAAATAGTCGAATAGACCATATAAAAAAAACATTTGAGAGTACTCTTGACGCAGTAGATGAAGCAAATAACTGGTATGCCGACATCTGGAGCAATTTTACAAGCAACTATAAACTATCATACAATGCAGGCGTTGTTTTTACGGAACTTTTTATGAATGCTTACGAGCACGGAAATCTGGGCATTGACTCTGAGACAAAACATAAACTCTTGGAAGAAGACAACTATTTTACGACACTTGAAATGCTGCAAAAAAAATGCGATAAACAGATAACGGTAACAGTAAATACCATCGAGTACAGCTCAAGACAATATATAACTACTCTTATAAAAGATGAGGGAGAGGGATTTGACACTCAGATACTAAGTAAAATATTTAGAGACAGAAAAAACTTTAACGGTCGAGGGGTTTATATATCAAGACAATCGTCACTCGGGATATACTACAACTCAAAAGGCAATGCGGTACTTTTTTTACATAGACTAGAAGATGAAGCATAG
- a CDS encoding Hpt domain-containing protein — protein sequence MPILDADYSNIDHEEMAISIGIKPKHVPLLIASFFEETEIILNNLNESITVRDYDNIRLNAHSIKGSAGNLRFNEVYEMAKEIEFAAAEQKSNFEYESYHDAIKSVVGTISL from the coding sequence ATGCCTATTTTAGATGCAGATTATTCAAATATAGATCATGAAGAGATGGCAATATCGATAGGAATTAAACCAAAGCATGTCCCGCTGTTAATCGCTAGTTTTTTTGAAGAGACGGAAATAATTTTAAATAACCTCAACGAGTCTATAACCGTAAGAGATTACGACAACATAAGATTAAATGCGCATTCTATAAAGGGAAGTGCGGGAAATCTTAGGTTTAATGAAGTGTATGAGATGGCAAAAGAGATAGAATTTGCCGCTGCCGAGCAAAAGAGCAATTTTGAGTATGAGAGCTATCATGATGCTATAAAGAGTGTAGTCGGGACAATTTCGCTTTAA
- a CDS encoding SDR family NAD(P)-dependent oxidoreductase, with amino-acid sequence MKKVVVTGASSGIGKEITARLLKLGYEVIGVSRNVKKEDFESEFFKPMQADLSNEASTAEICKSLSKENIFMLINCAGFGRFEPHEELSAKTIADMVFLNLTAPMLLTNALLRDLKKNSGYLININSIEALKSNKFAGVYSATKSGLKAFGDSLFEETRKSALSVTNINPDMTQSNFYSDLRFETTANEDEKLLASDIADAVEHILSMRKGAVVSEYTIRSLNFGIAKKR; translated from the coding sequence TTGAAAAAGGTTGTAGTAACGGGGGCAAGCAGCGGGATAGGAAAAGAGATAACGGCGAGACTGCTAAAGCTTGGTTATGAAGTAATCGGTGTAAGCAGAAATGTTAAAAAAGAGGATTTTGAGAGTGAGTTTTTTAAACCGATGCAAGCAGATTTATCAAACGAAGCCTCAACTGCCGAAATATGTAAAAGCCTATCAAAAGAGAATATCTTTATGCTGATAAATTGCGCAGGATTTGGCAGATTTGAACCGCATGAAGAGTTAAGTGCCAAGACCATTGCCGATATGGTTTTTTTAAACCTCACCGCTCCCATGCTGCTTACAAACGCCCTGCTTCGCGATTTGAAAAAAAACAGCGGCTATCTCATAAATATAAACTCCATTGAAGCGCTAAAATCAAACAAATTTGCCGGAGTTTACAGCGCTACAAAGAGCGGACTAAAAGCATTTGGAGATTCTCTTTTTGAAGAGACGAGAAAAAGCGCACTAAGCGTTACAAACATAAATCCGGATATGACACAGAGCAATTTTTACAGCGACCTTAGATTTGAGACAACTGCAAATGAAGATGAAAAACTTCTTGCCTCTGATATCGCCGATGCGGTTGAGCATATACTTAGCATGAGAAAAGGCGCCGTTGTAAGCGAATACACCATAAGAAGTTTGAATTTCGGGATAGCTAAAAAAAGATAA
- the fliS gene encoding flagellar export chaperone FliS: protein MYGNVAHSIYAQNNVGIESSEKLVEMMYEGVLRFNAQAKKAIKDGNIEKRVYWINRSVAVITELISILDFKGGKVAYYLEGLYNYQIQLLALVNSRNDVAKLDEVSNVFKGLLEAWREIANVAR, encoded by the coding sequence ATGTATGGAAATGTAGCTCATAGTATTTATGCACAAAATAATGTAGGGATTGAGTCTTCGGAAAAATTGGTAGAGATGATGTATGAGGGAGTTCTTCGTTTCAATGCTCAAGCAAAAAAAGCTATCAAAGACGGTAATATAGAAAAAAGAGTTTATTGGATAAATCGTTCCGTTGCGGTTATTACGGAGCTTATTTCAATTTTGGATTTTAAAGGCGGAAAGGTGGCTTACTATTTGGAAGGTCTTTATAATTATCAGATTCAACTCCTTGCATTGGTTAATTCTCGTAATGATGTAGCAAAACTTGATGAGGTGAGCAATGTTTTTAAAGGGCTTTTAGAAGCATGGAGAGAGATTGCAAATGTGGCTAGATAG
- the rplT gene encoding 50S ribosomal protein L20: MPRVKTGVVRRRKHKKILKLAKGFYSGRRKHYRKAKEQLERSMYYSFRDRKQKKRDFRKLWIIRINAACRLNGMNYSSFMNGIHKSGIELDRKVLADMAMNDAAGFSAVAAASKAALTK; the protein is encoded by the coding sequence ATGCCAAGAGTAAAAACAGGTGTTGTTCGTAGAAGAAAACACAAAAAGATATTAAAATTAGCGAAGGGTTTTTACAGCGGACGCCGTAAACACTACCGTAAAGCAAAAGAGCAGTTAGAACGCTCAATGTACTACTCATTCCGTGACCGTAAGCAAAAGAAACGCGATTTCCGTAAACTATGGATTATCCGTATCAATGCAGCTTGTCGCTTGAATGGTATGAACTACTCTTCATTTATGAACGGTATTCACAAATCTGGCATCGAACTTGACCGTAAAGTTCTTGCTGATATGGCGATGAATGATGCAGCAGGATTTAGTGCCGTTGCAGCAGCATCAAAAGCAGCATTAACTAAATAA